A single Zonotrichia albicollis isolate bZonAlb1 chromosome 28, bZonAlb1.hap1, whole genome shotgun sequence DNA region contains:
- the UQCC2 gene encoding ubiquinol-cytochrome c reductase complex assembly factor 2 isoform X1: MAASRYRRFLRLCEEWPVEETKQQRDLGSFLRQKVAQAFREGENTPIPDPEACDQMYESLVRIHTNFYKNKYPRLKDTTFTGVTVEDCRTILATDILRQMEDRKKGTWKRLREKFSAKKPEEG; this comes from the exons ATGGCCGCCAGCCGGTACCGGCGCTTCCTGCGGCTCTGCGAGGAATGGCCGGTGGAGGAGACCAAGCAGCAGCGGGACCTGGGCTCCTTCCTGCGGCAGAAGGTGGCGCAGGCCTTCCGCGAGGGCGAGAACACTCCG ATCCCTGACCCCGAGGCCTGTGACCAAATGTACGAGAGCTTGGTCAGGATCCACACCAACTTCTACAAAAACAAG TACCCACGCCTGAAGGACACCACCTTCACCGGGGTGACAGTGGAGGATTGCAGGACAATCCTGGCCACAG ACATTCTGAGACAGATGgaagacaggaaaaaagggaCGTGGAAAAGACTGCGGGAAAAGTTCTCTGCCAAGAAACCCGAGGAGGGTTGA
- the UQCC2 gene encoding ubiquinol-cytochrome c reductase complex assembly factor 2 isoform X2 translates to MAASRYRRFLRLCEEWPVEETKQQRDLGSFLRQKIPDPEACDQMYESLVRIHTNFYKNKYPRLKDTTFTGVTVEDCRTILATDILRQMEDRKKGTWKRLREKFSAKKPEEG, encoded by the exons ATGGCCGCCAGCCGGTACCGGCGCTTCCTGCGGCTCTGCGAGGAATGGCCGGTGGAGGAGACCAAGCAGCAGCGGGACCTGGGCTCCTTCCTGCGGCAGAAG ATCCCTGACCCCGAGGCCTGTGACCAAATGTACGAGAGCTTGGTCAGGATCCACACCAACTTCTACAAAAACAAG TACCCACGCCTGAAGGACACCACCTTCACCGGGGTGACAGTGGAGGATTGCAGGACAATCCTGGCCACAG ACATTCTGAGACAGATGgaagacaggaaaaaagggaCGTGGAAAAGACTGCGGGAAAAGTTCTCTGCCAAGAAACCCGAGGAGGGTTGA
- the IP6K3 gene encoding inositol hexakisphosphate kinase 3 produces MPKCSLIAPSGAAGRSSEKPGPGSPRRAPAAPDSIGERAAWRKSQRGGNSRVGDSWPSPARASLCLPAPCAAAEGSAAPWAVPGTMVGQSPAEPRAAVLLQPFVHQVGGHTSMLTYDEHTICKPLVSQELSFYESLPLAMRQFTPQYKGIVSVHLKKDSLGNLTLIASPGLGQPDTCGRLDSAGGDPAVTLWHKCKWSHTQVTKTFKDSCPGKMLLRTDLQYHTDSLLEDANGKQAERKSYNPWGLHCHRQHLNRMSSKHNENKLHQFLLLENVVSKYSYPCILDLKMGTRQHGDDASEEKKARHIKKCEQSTSASLGVRICGMQVYQADTGHFLCKDKYYGRKLSPEGFQQTLRQFLCNGNQLRTDLLEPIILRLKALLAVIRKQSSYRFYSSSLLIIYDGQEHKEGVDHLPFPKSHSTNPSRVDVRMIDFAHTTFKGSKSNPNPTPYDGPDHGYIFGLENLIKILQSLLEGK; encoded by the exons ATGCCCAAATGTTCCCTCATTGctccctctggagctgcaggcagaaGCAGCGAGAAGCCCGGCCCAGGCAGCCCCCGGCGGGCACCGGCAGCCCCAG ATTCCATTGGTGAAAGGGCAGCGTGGAGGAAAAGCCAGCGTGGGGGGAACAGCAGAGTGGGTGACagctggcccagccctgcccgtgcCAGCCTGTGTTTGCCAGCTccgtgtgctgctgctgaggggtcTGCAGccccctgggctgtgcctggcaccatGGTGGGTCAGAGCCCTGCcgagcccagggctgctgtgctcctgcagcccttcgTGCACCAGGTGGGAGGCCACACCAGCATGCTGACCTACGATGAGCACACCATCTGCAAGCCCCTGGTGTCGCAGGAGCTGAGCTTCTACGAGTCCCTGCCCCTGGCCATGAGGCAGTTCACACCTCAGTACAAAG GCATTGTGTCCGTGCACCTGAAGAAGGACAGCCTGGGCAACCTGACCCTGATTGCGAGCCCTGGCCTGGGCCAGCCCGACACCTGCGGCCGCCTGGACAGCGCCGGGGGTGACCCCGCTGTCACCTTGTGGCACAAATGCAAGTGGAGCCACACCCAGGTCACCAAGACCTTCAAAGACAG CTGCCCTGGGAAGATGCTTTTGAGGACAGACCTGCAGTACCACACAGATTCCCTTTTGGAGGATGCAAATgggaagcaggcagaaaggaaGAGCTACAACCCCTGGGGACTGCACTGTCACCGGCAGCACCTGAACCGCATGTCCTCCAAGCACAACGAGAACAAACTCCATC AGTTTCTCCTGCTGGAAAACGTGGTGTCCAAGTACAGCTACCCCTGCATCCTGGACCTGAAGATGGGCACTCGGCAGCACGGGGATGACGCCTCAGAGGAGAAGAAAGCTCGGCACATCAAGAAGTGTGAGCAGAGCACCTCGGCCTCGCTGGGCGTGCGCATCTGTGGGATGCAG GTTTACCAGGCAGACACCGGCCATTTCCTGTGCAAAGACAAATACTACGGGAGGAAGCTCTCTCCGGAGGGATTCCAGCAGACCCTGCGGCAGTTCCTGTGCAACGGGAACCAGCTGAGGACAGACCTGCTGGAGCCCATCATCCTGCGCCTCAAGGCCCTGCTGGCCGTGATCAGGAAGCAAAGCTCCTACAGGTTCTactccagctccctcctcaTCATTTACGACGGGCAGGAGCACAAGGAGGGTGTGGATCACCTCCCCTTCCCAAAATCTCACAGCACGAACCCCTCCAGGGTGGATGTGAGGATGATAGACTTTGCCCACACCACCTTCAAAGGCTCCAAGAGCAACCCCAACCCCACCCCGTACGATGGGCCGGACCACGGCTACATTTTTGGCTTGGAGAACCTCATCAAAATCCTTCAGAGCCTGTTGGAAGGGAAGtga